Proteins found in one Sporosarcina sp. FSL K6-3457 genomic segment:
- the sucD gene encoding succinate--CoA ligase subunit alpha, whose protein sequence is MSIFINKDTKVIVQGITGATALFHTQQMLEYGTKIVGGVTPGKGGTEAAGVPVFNTVEEAVKATGANVSVIYVPAPFAADAILEAVDANLDMTICITEHIPVLDMVKVKRYMEGKKTRLVGPNCPGVITADECKIGIMPGYIHTKGHVGVVSRSGTLTYEATHQLSQAGIGQTTAVGIGGDPVNGTNFIDVLKAFNEDPETYAVVMIGEIGGTGEEEAAEWIKANMTKPVVGFIGGQTAPEGKRMGHAGAIISGGKGTAAEKIKALNAAGVEVADTPSVIGETLIKVIKEKGLYEKCKTH, encoded by the coding sequence ATGAGTATTTTTATTAACAAAGATACAAAAGTTATCGTACAAGGAATTACAGGTGCTACAGCACTTTTCCATACACAACAAATGCTTGAATACGGCACGAAAATCGTCGGTGGAGTTACGCCAGGTAAAGGTGGAACTGAAGCGGCGGGCGTACCTGTTTTCAACACGGTTGAAGAAGCTGTTAAAGCAACAGGTGCAAACGTTTCTGTTATCTATGTACCAGCTCCATTTGCAGCAGATGCAATTTTGGAAGCGGTAGATGCAAATCTTGATATGACTATCTGTATTACAGAGCATATCCCAGTTCTAGACATGGTAAAAGTTAAGCGTTATATGGAAGGCAAGAAAACACGTCTTGTCGGCCCGAACTGCCCAGGCGTTATCACGGCAGACGAATGTAAAATTGGTATCATGCCTGGTTACATTCATACAAAAGGTCATGTTGGGGTCGTTTCACGTTCAGGTACATTGACGTATGAAGCTACTCACCAATTGAGCCAAGCAGGAATCGGTCAAACGACTGCTGTAGGTATCGGTGGAGACCCAGTAAATGGGACTAACTTTATCGATGTATTGAAAGCATTCAACGAAGACCCTGAAACGTATGCAGTTGTGATGATCGGTGAAATCGGTGGAACTGGTGAAGAAGAAGCTGCTGAATGGATCAAAGCAAACATGACGAAGCCTGTCGTTGGCTTTATCGGTGGACAAACAGCTCCTGAAGGAAAACGTATGGGCCACGCTGGCGCTATCATTTCTGGTGGTAAAGGGACAGCTGCTGAAAAAATCAAAGCACTTAACGCTGCTGGCGTTGAAGTTGCAGACACGCCATCTGTTATCGGCGAAACACTTATTAAAGTAATTAAAGAAAAAGGTCTGTACGAAAAGTGTAAAACACATTAA